The following are encoded in a window of Arvicanthis niloticus isolate mArvNil1 chromosome 1, mArvNil1.pat.X, whole genome shotgun sequence genomic DNA:
- the Ndn gene encoding necdin, protein MSSEQSKDLSDPNFAAEAANSEMQGIAAVPVGVPPPDSLAANLAGPPCAPEGPMAVSQASPPPEERIEDVDPKILQQAIEEARGHQPQSPPRPIPVPPAPAQVVQKAHELMWYVLVKDQKRMVLWFPDMVKEVMGSYKKWCRSILRRTSVILARVFGLHLRLTNLHTMEFALVKALSPEELDRVALNNRMPMTGLLLMILSLIYVKGRGAREGAVWNVLRILGLRPWKKHSTFGDVRKIITEEFVQQNYLKYQRVPHVEPPEYEFFWGSRANREITKMQIMEFLARVFKKDPQAWPSRYREALEQARALREANLAAQAPRSSVSEY, encoded by the coding sequence ATGTCGTCGGAACAAAGTAAGGACCTGAGCGACCCTAACTTTGCAGCCGAGGCCGCCAACTCTGAGATGCAGGGCATCGCTGCTGTTCCTGTGGGGGTCCCTCCTCCCGATTCTCTGGCCGCGAACCTCGCTGGGCCACCGTGCGCTCCCGAAGGCCCTATGGCAGTCTCACAGGCCTCGCCACCGCCCGAAGAACGTATTGAAGATGTTGACCCTAAGATCCTGCAGCAGGCGATAGAGGAGGCCCGCGGCCACCAGCCGCAGAGCCCACCCCGGCCGATCCCAGTACCGCCAGCCCCCGCCCAGGTGGTGCAGAAGGCGCACGAGCTCATGTGGTACGTGTTGGTGAAGGACCAGAAGAGGATGGTCCTCTGGTTTCCAGACATGGTGAAAGAGGTCATGGGCAGCTACAAGAAATGGTGCAGAAGCATCCTCAGGCGCACCAGCGTCATCCTCGCCAGAGTGTTCGGGCTGCACCTGAGGCTGACCAATCTCCACACCATGGAGTTTGCCCTGGTCAAAGCACTCAGCCCAGAAGAGCTAGACAGGGTGGCGCTGAACAACCGTATGCCCATGACAGGCCTCCTGCTCATGATCCTGAGCCTCATCTACGTGAAAGGCCGCGGGGCCAGAGAGGGTGCGGTCTGGAATGTGCTGCGCATCCTGGGGCTGAGGCCCTGGAAGAAGCACTCCACCTTTGGAGACGTGAGGAAGATTATCACCGAGGAGTTCGTCCAGCAGAATTACCTGAAGTACCAGCGTGTGCCCCACGTCGAGCCTCCCGAGTACGAGTTCTTCTGGGGGTCCAGAGCTAACCGTGAAATCACCAAGATGCAGATCATGGAGTTCCTGGCCAGAGTCTTCAAGAAGGATCCCCAGGCTTGGCCTTCCCGCTACCGAGAGGCTCTGGAGCAGGCCAGAGCTCTGCGGGAGGCTAATCTTGCTGCCCAGGCCCCCCGCAGCAGTGTCTCTGAGTACTAG